In Paenibacillus sp. BIC5C1, a genomic segment contains:
- the ptsP gene encoding phosphoenolpyruvate--protein phosphotransferase encodes MKIQGINGAAGIAIGKAFVLPSWEWDLPDQKMDSVDLAQEFERLYEGIRTSKDEIEYIKNEFKEVVGPEESSIFDAHLAILEDPVFMNEIRGIIERQYKAAEVAVKEAIDHFVTMFDLLEDEYMKERAIDIKDVGNRLLKHLLGAPEITLPSDTQPYILVAKELSPSQLAHLNPSHVLGIVTLIGGKTSHSAIMARALGIPLVSGLEASLGMPVETGDMLVVDGDNGLVFTEPDRKTIERYTMIRSKQLKKKEQLQVLATVDAVTKDGSVLHLASNISSVKELDMALKHGAKGVGLFRTEFLYMDRATFPGEQEQYEVYRLVAEKTAGQSVVIRTLDIGGDKQLDYFELPEEDNPFLGYRAIRISLDRKDLFKTQLTAILRASASGNVKIMYPMISSVEELQEANEILREAMSDLDERKLPYDPHIQVGIMIEVPAAVMIADLLAEEADFFSIGTNDLVQYVLAVDRMNEQIAHMYHPYHPAVLRMLRATVDAAHTAGIDISVCGEMAGDERSIPLWLELGISNLSMSPQSLLRVKHRVLNTTAAAAKEVAHDCFTLRTSADIEERLQVFNDSMGSPDEQSGSNAS; translated from the coding sequence ATGAAGATACAAGGCATCAACGGCGCTGCAGGCATAGCCATCGGCAAAGCATTTGTCCTGCCCAGTTGGGAATGGGATCTGCCGGATCAGAAGATGGATTCGGTGGACCTCGCCCAAGAGTTCGAACGGCTGTACGAGGGCATACGGACATCGAAGGATGAGATTGAATATATCAAGAACGAGTTCAAGGAAGTAGTCGGTCCTGAAGAGTCCAGCATCTTTGATGCGCATCTGGCCATTCTGGAAGATCCGGTGTTCATGAACGAGATTCGAGGCATTATTGAACGGCAGTACAAAGCAGCAGAAGTAGCCGTCAAAGAGGCCATTGATCATTTTGTCACCATGTTTGATTTGCTCGAAGACGAGTATATGAAGGAGCGGGCCATTGACATCAAGGACGTGGGGAACCGTCTGTTAAAACATCTGCTGGGCGCACCTGAGATTACGCTTCCGTCGGATACCCAGCCTTATATACTCGTTGCCAAAGAGCTCTCTCCCTCTCAATTGGCGCATTTGAATCCAAGCCACGTGCTGGGTATTGTGACACTTATCGGAGGCAAAACATCACATTCGGCGATTATGGCTCGTGCCCTTGGCATTCCTCTCGTTTCCGGTCTGGAAGCGAGTCTTGGCATGCCGGTGGAGACCGGAGATATGCTGGTTGTCGATGGGGATAATGGCCTCGTATTTACGGAGCCGGATCGGAAGACGATTGAACGTTACACGATGATTCGCAGCAAACAATTGAAGAAAAAAGAACAGCTGCAGGTACTTGCAACAGTGGATGCCGTAACCAAAGACGGTTCCGTTCTGCATCTGGCTTCTAACATCAGTTCCGTGAAGGAATTGGATATGGCACTGAAACATGGGGCAAAGGGCGTGGGGTTGTTCCGGACAGAGTTCCTATACATGGACCGTGCTACGTTTCCGGGTGAGCAGGAACAGTATGAGGTCTATCGTCTGGTCGCTGAGAAAACTGCTGGTCAGTCTGTCGTTATTCGTACGCTCGATATCGGTGGTGACAAGCAGTTAGATTACTTTGAACTGCCAGAAGAAGATAACCCGTTTCTCGGATATCGTGCGATTCGGATCAGTCTGGACCGCAAAGATCTGTTCAAAACACAGCTCACTGCCATTCTGAGGGCCAGTGCTTCGGGCAATGTCAAAATTATGTACCCGATGATCTCTTCGGTAGAGGAACTTCAGGAGGCCAATGAAATCCTGCGTGAAGCGATGTCTGATCTGGATGAGCGCAAATTGCCTTACGATCCGCATATTCAGGTGGGTATCATGATTGAGGTTCCGGCAGCGGTGATGATAGCCGATTTGCTTGCAGAAGAAGCTGATTTCTTCAGTATCGGTACCAATGATCTCGTGCAATATGTACTGGCTGTAGACCGAATGAATGAGCAGATTGCACATATGTATCATCCGTATCACCCGGCTGTACTTCGCATGCTTCGCGCAACAGTTGACGCGGCCCATACGGCAGGCATTGATATCAGTGTTTGTGGAGAGATGGCAGGAGACGAGCGTTCGATTCCCCTATGGCTGGAGCTGGGGATCAGCAATTTGAGTATGTCTCCACAATCCTTGCTGCGTGTGAAGCACAGGGTATTGAATACGACAGCTGCTGCTGCCAAAGAGGTAGCCCATGATTGCTTTACCCTGCGGACAAGTGCAGACATCGAAGAGCGCCTACAGGTCTTCAATGATTCGATGGGCAGTCCAGATGAACAGAGTGGATCGAATGCATCTTGA
- a CDS encoding type 1 glutamine amidotransferase domain-containing protein: MMRLTGKKVIALVDEEFEDLELWYPVHRVREEGAEVHLAGEKKGKTYIGKYGVPAEAEYSFDELDSSQYDGILVPGGWAPDKLRRYPKVLELVKEMHADRKPIGQICHAGWVLISAKILDGVTVTSTPGIRDDMENAGAIWKDEAVVVDGHIISARRPPDLPPYGKAFCDALAKK, from the coding sequence ATGATGAGATTAACAGGCAAAAAAGTCATCGCCCTGGTCGATGAAGAATTCGAAGATCTGGAACTGTGGTATCCGGTGCATCGTGTCCGTGAAGAAGGCGCTGAGGTGCATCTTGCCGGAGAGAAAAAAGGCAAAACCTACATTGGTAAATATGGTGTTCCCGCCGAGGCGGAATACAGTTTTGATGAACTCGATAGTTCACAATATGATGGTATTCTTGTACCCGGAGGCTGGGCACCAGACAAGCTTCGTCGCTATCCCAAAGTACTTGAGCTTGTCAAGGAAATGCATGCGGACCGTAAGCCGATTGGACAGATCTGTCACGCAGGCTGGGTACTGATATCCGCCAAAATACTGGACGGGGTTACGGTCACATCTACACCAGGTATCCGGGATGACATGGAAAATGCCGGAGCCATCTGGAAAGATGAAGCCGTTGTTGTGGATGGACACATCATTTCAGCTCGTCGTCCACCTGACCTTCCGCCTTATGGCAAAGCATTTTGCGATGCACTTGCTAAAAAATAA
- the ytxJ gene encoding bacillithiol system redox-active protein YtxJ translates to MADMTKMTSIEQLNSAVEATEDQPLLLFKHSTRCPISANAYQEMNDYLQNSPNEQVKYGIIYVVEDRPVSNEAADKLGVKHESPQAILVKKGIPVWHTSHSNITSTTITNALRES, encoded by the coding sequence ATGGCTGACATGACTAAAATGACAAGTATTGAACAGCTAAACTCCGCAGTGGAGGCTACCGAGGATCAACCCTTGCTTCTGTTTAAGCACAGTACACGCTGCCCGATCAGCGCGAATGCTTATCAGGAGATGAACGATTATTTGCAAAATAGTCCAAATGAACAAGTGAAATACGGTATCATCTATGTAGTGGAAGACCGCCCTGTGTCCAATGAAGCAGCGGACAAGCTGGGTGTTAAGCACGAATCTCCGCAGGCGATTCTAGTCAAAAAGGGAATTCCTGTATGGCATACTTCCCACTCGAATATTACTTCAACCACAATCACGAATGCACTGCGTGAGTCCTAA